The Leishmania mexicana MHOM/GT/2001/U1103 complete genome, chromosome 6 genome includes a region encoding these proteins:
- a CDS encoding RNA-binding protein-like protein gives MPNTCSKEQLLHISHTMRATDDSDMAAPDDGGDGADRHALRSPVDSVGSAGPQPLPLRRQFGLEGCTDVVSSGEGDAAAAPEAGGGAPLRGEVDVCSSSLSAAARHQNFLYDGLLGGDSEVTPRLGPTIHSAPSPPQGLMASASAVAATATHQCASSVPSRSFSSQGKPFSAILVPASRSDDPAVAARCYADPFAAAVGGSGSTSRSSSVGIVLAGTSTGMEGLYSDHYVNPLLRSRSGRSGGGSSGFFGGADSDEDDDDGSAALQAAVDAAVRFDDLASEDDVVGDGGKKRVLLRAGPTALSHLLVVASDTDDGAFTCAHSTKVDSSSPFQIPSGLGDDENERHRPHSAQTPGVQQCGRRGDRSTGGRPQMPNRAAAGVAAAPSSVPYFAAAGSAIVSPLQSMQPLTSPAAAAANPETATVTSAHPNYAAAQAQQQQLQQPRHHHHQCSSSLHPSPHGRRASSVAVPHTLPAGAAAIPTLGDVDSFWYVSPPQVSMAATHHHSGSGASMGGSTAAQNSTDLSFAVQPGTAGTGTGTGIGAQTPSNSLLSSPSVQPFYLYQVSHAAVAMEPQQAQPQPQGSASVLLYSPPQAYIGSGQAVAAHLHPALPTTAAATAVLGDSSRARSTSTPSDLYQRPVTQQPPPPPQVIGGYTLTPSANAAAAAGAAAAAAAAATPSEESSRALRNLYFRNLPHSWNTSMLRELCSRYGVVLSAKVAHHSTTNESLGYGFVLFEQRQSAVTCMAMLNQAHVHAEGEESRTLFVRMAHATAAPGFQEEGASDSTASSLHQPTELTPPSGAVGARLPQWILQHQQQQTTTSGLRSPRTPLSDSASMMLLSPGSAPQFYNRELSGVSVADAHRGQAHRHSAGDSVRTNTNASSNTSCAGGDSLRCTSPVGGAGNNSYVAVSRTSIPPSLSETCNFMGPKGAARSSAPPLRGLYCVSSANTTSSLLSPHQPHQVQQQQQQEGSLSYSSASASRSATAGATVTATAMAAAAAQRAGCNFCSPLSLSPNDTASLLALSPSVPHPTVQLPQSFYAPCASVSGKASSAKAAPAGSASATTSTRNVYITNLPLTWNTTKLRELCSQYGEIVSASVAHHPETNGSRGYGFVLFADERDAASCVMKLHQYHVPNSSHVLSCRFAKDKATPSIAYTLLSPSQESGLDSIGSGSGSPLPTATVRGSPTAATSKTVVPMIAMGGDADALESNLARNDTRGSVDGAVQDAVCMPIDVFCTLQQRVHAQCVQYLTQKHQLQRKGAEDNSEPTSAVFTAEVQSEELEKMMRYCVVYGVHVPTEGYGCVRPTDCRKASFRRAVDDAEQLLSRPPAEPSTSASSGLRSAGSALSTERGDSSGEVLDVADTAAPVTLSGTVVCTHAIAVGRAQATSPTLAGTTTMPVAPRTRRSMSGEPPCAPPLGVGMSDAESASQVATPEVTASPAAPLELWYTCTLFTTQVAAEAFVQAAAVATSGAGATINAEHGNLGNSSRSVAGASTVQLSSNGKDSLADTTLPSPSPAFDKMTNVQQTRFGLRDQVMVLSSAPLAVPAALPFTSSANTTTANSTRLLPTEEPYSQQRSTATSPQQQHQRHHLRPSHQLPPSTLLRAHTRDGSAAASTTQPRGYSLCPGAGIAAVPAHPSASTAEPLLCSPSSAETLLCSPPSHATHYTYPRMALTSPTDGASLTSPTPMMMVMGGNGDSSSTSSTAAPLAFPRDRVAGGGAGAAGRYPSATAARCTYLLGSPASTSSVNLSTGTHILSDSTTPPLGVALNFPSASSTHSTPFNAAGVGTPSGHPASAVHAAPAVFAAAPSHMTAARAWRVATSGAAATMPNVLSAPLPVTSAPSSSLSTEQAPPPPSHISYSLGSVIYAVPEAASATGGPPVLFNAAPISDVASPATLASSAQVSCTTPNATPQRSAQPLHP, from the coding sequence ATGCCGAACACCTGCTcgaaggagcagctgctgcacatctcGCATACAATGCGCGCCACTGACGACTCCGATATGGCGGCGCCGGATGAtggtggcgacggtgctgacCGCCACGCTCTCAGATCACCTGTGGACAGCGTCGGCAGTGCCgggccgcagccgcttccgctgcgaCGGCAGTTTGGTCTTGAAGGATGCACGGATGTAGtcagcagcggtgagggagacgcagcagcagcaccggaggcgggcggcggtgcgcctctCCGTGGTGAAGTCGACGTCTGTAGTTCTTCcctcagcgccgcggcgcgtcACCAGAACTTCTTGTATGATGGGCTGCTTGGTGGCGATAGCGAGGTCACGCCAAGGCTTGGGCCCACCATTCACAgtgcaccatcaccaccgcagGGGCTGATGGCATCCGCATCAGCTGTTGCGGCGACCGCGACGCATCAGTGTGCTTCTTCGGTGCCatcgcgctccttctcctcccaaGGCAAGCCCTTCTCCGCTATCCTGGTCCCCGCCAGTCGGAGCGACGAcccagcagtggcagcacgCTGTTACGCTGACCCGTTCGCGGCAGCAGTTGGTGGTAGTGGCTCCACCAGCCGCAGTAGCAGCGTCGGCATCGTTCTCGCAGGGACGAGCACGGGGATGGAAGGCCTGTACAGCGACCACTACGTAAATCCACTGCTGCGGTCGCGAAGCgggcggagcggcggcggcagcagcggcttctTCGGGGGCGCAGACAGCGATGAGGATGATGATGACGGATCGGCTGCCCTTCAAGCTGccgtcgacgctgccgtgcgctTCGACGACCTCGCGAGCGAGGACGATGTGGTGGGCGATGGCGGTAAGAAGCGCGTGTTGCTGCGCGCTGGCCCCACAGCACTGTCTCACTTGCTTGTGGTAGCGAGCGAcaccgacgacggcgcgttCACGTGCGCTCACAGCACAAAGGTGGATTCCTCGAGCCCCTTCCAGATACCCAGCGGCCTCGGCGATGATGAAAACGAGCGGCATCGGCCCCACTCGGCGCAGACACCTGGTGTGCAGCAGTGCGGTCGCAGGGGCGACCGGAGCACCGGTGGTCGCCCGCAGATGCCGaaccgcgccgctgccggggtggctgctgcgccatcgtcgGTGCCCTACTTTGCGGCTGCCGGCAGCGCGATTGTGTCGCCACTCCAGTCGATGCAGCCCCTGACctcgccagctgctgccgctgccaatCCCGAGACGGCCACTGTGACGTCCGCTCATCCGAACTACGCAGCTGCACaagcacaacagcagcagctacagcagccgcgccaccaccaccaccagtgcTCTTCCTCGCTGCATCCTTCGCCGCATGGCCGGAGAGCGTCTTCGGTAGCGGTGCCGCACACCCTCCCTGCTGGTGCGGCCGCTATACCAACGCTGGGCGACGTGGACAGCTTCTGGTACGTGTCACCGCCGCAGGTGTCCATGGCGGCCACCCACCATCatagcggcagcggcgcctcgaTGGGCGGCAGCACTGCTGCACAGAACAGCACCGACCTCAGCTTTGCCGTTCAGCCTGGCACGGCGGGCACTGGGACGGGCACCGGTATTGGTGCGCAGACGCCGAGCAACTCGCTCTTGTCCTCGCCCAGCGTTCAGCCGTTTTACTTGTATCAGGTTTCACATGCGGCCGTCGCCatggagccgcagcaggcgcagccgcagccgcaagGCAGCGCGAGTGTGCTGCTCTACTCCCCACCGCAGGCATACATTGGGTCAGgccaggcggtggcggcgcatctGCATCCTGCGCTACCGACCACAgccgctgcgactgccgTGCTCGGCGACTCGTCGAGGGCACGTTCGACGTCGACTCCGAGCGACTTGTATCAGCGTCCTGTCACTcaacagccgccgccgccgccgcaggtcATCGGAGGATACACACTGACCCCGAgtgccaacgccgccgccgccgctggtgctgctgctgctgctgctgccgccgccaccccgtCCGAGGAGTCGAGCCGTGCGTTGCGCAACTTGTACTTCCGCAACCTCCCACACTCGTGGAACACGTCGATGCTGCGTGAGCTGTGCAGCCGCTATGGCGTTGTCCTGTCGGCGAAGGTTGCCCATCATTCCACAACGAATGAGTCGCTTGGGTACGGCTTCGTGCTTTTCGAGCAGAGGCAGAGTGCTGTGACGTGCATGGCGATGCTGAACCAGGCCCATGTtcacgcggagggcgaggagtCGCGCACGCTGTTCGTGCGGATGGCCCACGCGACAGCCGCACCGGGCTTTCAGGAAGAGGGCGCTAGCGACAGCACTGCCTCCAGTCTTCACCAGCCGACGGAGCTGACACCGCCGTCGGGCGCGGTCGGAGCCAGACTGCCGCAGTGGATCTTGCAGCATCAGCAACAacagacgacgacgagtgGGCTCCGGtccccacgcacaccgctGTCCGACTCTGCGTCGATgatgctgctgtcgccgGGCTCGGCGCCGCAGTTTTACAACCGTGAGCTCTCCGGCGTCAGTGTGGCCGACGCACATCGGGGACAGGCGCACCGCCACTCGGCCGGCGACAGCGTCAGGACGAACACGAATGCCTCGTCAAACACCTCGTGCGCCGGCGGTGACTCGCTGCGGTGTACCTCTcccgtcggcggcgccggcaacaACAGCTACGTGGCCGTCTCCAGGACGTCCATCCCACCGTCCCTCTCCGAGACGTGCAACTTCATGGGCCCGAAGGGGGCAGCGAGGTCCtcggcgccgccactgcgTGGACTTTATTGTGTTTCTTCAGCGAATACGACGTCATCGCTCTTGTCCCCTCATCAGCCGCACCaagtccagcagcagcaacagcaggagGGCTCTCTCTCGTACTCGTCCGCGTCGGCGAGCAGGTCCGCGACGGCCGGAGCGACTGTCACAGCAACTGCCatggccgcagcggcggcccaGCGCGCCGGCTGCAACTTCTGCagccctctctcgctctcccccaacgacaccgcctcgctgctggcACTGTCGCCGTCCGTGCCACACccgacggtgcagctgccacaGTCGTTCTACGCGCCTTGTGCATCCGTGTCCGGCAAGGCGTCCTCGGCAAAGGCCGCCCCCGCTGgctctgcctccgccaccacgtCGACCCGTAATGTGTACATCACGAACCTCCCTCTCACGTGGAACACAAcgaagctgcgcgagctgtgCAGCCAGTATGGCGAGATCGTCTCCGCGTCGGTGGCGCACCACCCGGAGACGAACGGGTCGCGCGGCTACGGCTTTGTCCTGTTTGCGGACGAGCGCGACGCGGCGTCCTGTGTGATGAAGCTGCACCAGTACCACGTGCCGAACTCGTCTCATGTGCTGAGCTGCCGGTTTGCCAAGGACAAGGCGACGCCGTCCATCGCGTACACGCttctgtcgccgtcgcaggaGTCCGGGCTGGACTCAATCGGCAGTGGGAGCGGTAGTCCCCTCCCCACGGCCACCGTCCGCGGGTCGCCTACCGCCGCAACGTCGAAGACGGTGGTGCCGATGATCGCGAtgggcggcgatgccgatgCCTTGGAAAGCAACCTCGCTAGGAACGACACCCGTGGCAGCGTTGACGGCGCTGTCCAGGATGCGGTCTGCATGCCGATTGACGTCTTCTgcacactgcagcagcgggtgcaCGCGCAGTGCGTGCAGTACCTCACCCAGAAgcatcagctgcagcgcaagggCGCGGAGGACAACAGCGAACCCACGAGCGCCGTGTTCACGGCAGAGGTGCAGTCTGAAGAGCTGGAGAAAATGATGCGGTACTGCGTCGTCTACGGTGTTCATGTGCCGACAGAAGGATATGGCTGCGTGCGCCCGACGGACTGCCGCAAGGCATCCTTCCGGAGGGCTGTCGACGAtgccgagcagctgctcaGTAGACCCCCTGCAGAGCCGTCGACGTCGGCCTCATCAGGGCTGCGGTCAGCTGGCTCCGCCCTCTCCACCGAACGTGGCGACTCGAGTGGCGAAGTTCTTGACGTCGCTGACACGGCCGCGCCGGTGACACTGTCGGGAACAGTTGTTTGCACGCATGCCATTGCCGTCGGTCGTGCGCAGGCGACCTCCCCCACACTCGCCGGTACAACCACGATGCCGGTAGCCCCGAGGACCAGGCGTAGCATGAGCGGCGAGccgccgtgtgcgccgccgcttggAGTCGGCATGTCAGACGCGGAGAGCGCCAGTCAGGTCGCGACGCCAGAGGTGACGGCAtcgccagctgctccgcTGGAGCTGTGGTACACATGCACTCTCTTCACCACCCAGGTAGCGGCAGAGGCGTTCGTCCAGGCGGCAGCTGTGGCAACATCGGGCGCCGGCGCAACCATCAACGCAGAGCATGGCAATTtgggcaacagcagcagaagcgtTGCGGGCGCGTCGACGGTGCAGCTGTCCTCTAACGGCAAGGACTCGCTGGCGGATACCACACTTCCCTCTCCATCACCGGCTTTTGACAAGATGACCAACGTTCAACAGACACGCTTTGGGCTTCGGGATCAGGTAATGgtgctcagcagcgcgccgttggcggtgccggcggccCTGCCTTTCACATCCTCAGCGAACACAACGACAGCCAACAGCACGCGCCTTCTCCCCACAGAGGAACCGTATTCGCAGCAGCGATCCACAGCAACGTCTCcccaacagcagcaccagcggcatcACTTGCGCCCGTCGCATCAGCTACCGCCATcaacgctgctgcgtgcgcacacgagggacggcagcgcggccgcatcaacgacgcagccgcgcggCTACAGCCTCTGCCCTGGAGCAGGCATCGCTGCGGTTCCTGCACACCCATCGGCTTCCACGGccgagccgctgctgtgctcgcCGTCCTCTGCAGAGAccctcctctgctctccgCCGTCGCATGCAACCCACTACACATACCCGCGGATGGCGCTGACAAGCCCTACCGATGGCGCATCGCTGACGAGTCCGACACCAatgatgatggtgatgggCGGTAACGGTGatagcagcagcaccagcagcaccgcggcaccgtTGGCTTTCCCGAGAGACCGTGTCGCCGgcggaggcgccggcgcggctgGCCGTTATCCATCAGCGACAGCCGCGCGGTGCACCTATCTGCTCGGCTCTCCGGCGTCCACCTCGTCCGTTAACTTGAGCACGGGCACCCACATCCTCTCCGACTCGACGACGCCTCCGCTGGGTGTAGCGCTGAACTTCCCAAGCGCATCGAGTACCCACTCGACGCCGTTTAATGCGGCAGGAGTGGGTACCCCTTCGGGGCATCCGGCGTCAGCGGTGCACGCAGCCCCCGCTGTctttgccgccgcgcccTCACACATgaccgccgcacgcgcttgGAGGGTCGCTACtagtggcgctgcagcgacgaTGCCGAATGTGCTCAGCGCACCCCTACCGGTGACTTCGGCACCGTCTTCGTCGTTGTCTACCGagcaggcgccgccaccgccatcgcacATCTCTTACTCGCTCGGCAGCGTCATCTATGCGGTgccggaggcggcgtcggccaCCGGCGGGCCGCCGGTGTTGTTCAATGCTGCCCCGATCAGCGATGTGGCCAGTCCGGCGACGCTAGCCTCGTCGGCGCAGGTGTCGTGCACGACGCCCAACGCTACGCCTCAACGCTCCGCGCAGCCACTGCACCCCTag